Genomic segment of Desulfocurvibacter africanus subsp. africanus DSM 2603:
TGGTCGTGCCATCCTTGCGGATGTATCGCTTGTCCATCTGATATCGATCGAAATCGCCACGGCGGAGTGCATCCGCATTGGCGATGCTTGACGGGAGATCCTCGGGTTGAGTGATATCCTTGATGGTGAGCTTGCTAAGTTCCTGCTCGCTGTACCCGGTGATGCGGCAGAACTCCCTGTTCGCTCGCAAGATATGGTAATCCAGACTCACCATGACTGCGGCGAAGGGCGACTGTTCGAACGTCATGCGAAAGAGTTCTTCGCTTTCCCTGTGCTCCTTGATTTCCTTCTGTAGAGCTGCGTTTGCCTGGGCGAGCTCGCCTGTCCGGTGGGCCACGGTCTCCTCCAGCCCGTCGCGCGAGGCCTGCAGCATGGCGCGCGTGCGGCGTTGCTCCTCGACAAGTGCGGAGAGGAACAGGAGCGGCAGGAAAACACAAACGATATAGATTTGCAGGCCGAAGACATTCTGTGCCGGCTCCGGCGCGTTGAAAGGTCCAGAGCCGCTCACGGCAAAACAGATGGCCATGATGGAGACGAGCGCCGTGGCCGTTGAGGTGTCCCAGACGCCCATGCGCATGGCGATCCACAGCAGGATCGGCAGGGGCAGGAACAGGAAGGGAACGCCCCCGGTTCCTGCCCCGCCTGGGCCGTCGAATGCGATCCAGGAAACAGACGCGAGCAGAGTCATGGCCAAGGCGAATTCGGCCGCACGGGCGGGCGCCAACGTGCGCTCGTTCCGAACCAGGCCGATCCAAGACATAAGCGCCGGCGTGATGACCAGTTGCGCCAGGGCATCGCCCATGATGAAGCGCACCCAGTTGGTCAGGAACGCTCCGCCCAGCCCAAGCGTGGCCGTGGCGGCCCCGACCGGTGACGCCACCAGTGGGGCGAGGCCCACTGCGCACAGGAGGAACAGGGCGATATTGCGTTGGCTTTCGAAGCGGAAGGGCAACCCGGCGAAACGGCGCAACAGGAACGCGGCGGTGAGAACCTCTATGATGTTGGCGACAGCGAACCCGAGCGCAGTGGCCGGCCCGATGCCGGCCAGGGCGTCCGCGGCGAGTTCCGCCGGGAATACCACGGCCAGATAGAGCCACCACGTGCGCGGCGGCGTGAGGAGCAGGGCTGTGAGCACAACGGCGTTAGGCGGCCAGAAGGTCGCGATGTGATCGGGCTGGAAGCTCAGGGCGGTGCCGAACAGGCCACCCAGGAAGTAGCCTATGCCGACCAGCAGGGCCAAGAACAAAGTCTTGCGGGGCAAAGTCTGCATATATGGCATAATAGCGGCATTGCGCCGCACGTGAGAGATTATGCGATTAGAAAAACTAATGCATGGCGTCTGGGTTGGCTAGTGGGAACGTGACTGCCCGTGTTGCATTTTTGGTTGCCAAGCGCGGGCAGGTGCCTGCCTAACGGCCGCTGACAGTCGGTTGATGGCAGTTTAGCGCTGTGCGATCCTGGGCTCCTGGGTCTCCATTAGGATTGGACTCCCATTGGCAAATGCCGTAGAAAGTGTGGGTTCAACGCCCCCGAGGGGTGCATTTTCCTATGGGAGACGCGGATATGGATTGGTCCAAAATGTTCACCTCGCGGGTGGTTGTCTTTGGTTGCGGCAATACTCTTATCGGCGACGACGCTGTCGGGCCGCGTGTCATCGAACTCCTGGAAAAAGACCCGGATATGCCGGATGACGTAGCCCTGCTCGATGTGGGCACATCCATCCGCTCCATGCTCTTCGACCTCATCAACATTGACCCCAAGCCCCAGCGGATTATCATTATCGACGCCACCACGGCCCACGGCCGCGAGCCGGGGGAGATTTTCGAGATCGACGTGGATCACATGGATCCCAAGAAGGTCAACGACTTCTCCCTGCATATGTTCCCTACCGTGAACCTGCTCAAGGAACTCACGCTGAACACGGCCATCGAGGTGAAGGTGGTTGTGATTCAGACCGGCTATATCCCCGAAGTCTTTGACGAGCGCATGAGCCCCGAGGTGAGCGCAGCCGTTCCGCACATCGCGTCGCGAGTCAAGGCGCTGTGCCTGGAACCGGCGAAAAGCTAAAAGTCCCGCCCGACCTTCGGGCGCGAGGCATATGAAGAACATCCGAAATTTCAGCATCATTGCGCATATCGACCACGGCAAATCTACGTTGGCCGACCGCATCCTGGACATCACGGGCCTGGTCAGCGTGCGCGAACGCCGCGAGCAGTTCCTGGACAAACTGGAGCTGGAGCGCGAGCGCGGCATCACCATCAAGGCCCAGTCCGTGCGCATTCCATACAAGGCCGCGGACGGTAAGGATTACATCCTCAATCTCATCGACACGCCCGGCCATGTGGACTTCAGCTACGAGGTCTCGCGCAGCCTGTCCGCCTGCGAGGGTGCGCTGCTCGTGGTGGACGCCACCCAGGGCGTGGAAGCCCAGACCTTGGCCAACGTCTACCTGGCCCTGGAAAACAACCTGGAGATCATCCCGGTTCTGAACAAGATCGACCTGCCCAGCTCGGACGTCTCGCGCATCAAGAAGGAGATCGAGGAGATCATCGGGCTGGACTGCAGCAATGCCTTGGAAGTCAGCGCCAAGACCGGTCAGAATGTGGATCAGGTCCTGGAACGCATCGTGGAGCTCGTGCCGCCGCCGCAGGGCGATGACAACGCGCCGCTCAAAGCGCTCATCTTCGACTCCTGGTACGACACGTATCAAGGCGTCGTCGTGCTCTTCCGCATCCTGGAGGGCTCCATACGCCAGGGGCAGAAGGTCATGATGTTCTCTAACAAGCGGGCTTTCGAGGTTCAGAGCCTGGGCGTGTTCTCGCCCGAGGCTCTGGCCGTCAAGAGCTTGGGTGCGGGCGATGTGGGTTTCATGACCGCTTCCATCAAGGATCTGACCGACGCGCGCGTGGGTGACACCATCACCACGGCGGACAGGCCCACGCCCCAACCGTTCCCCGGTTTCAAGAAGATCAAGCCCATGGTCTTCTGCGGTCTGTATCCCACGGAGCCGTCCGAGTACGAGCCGCTCAAGGCCTCTCTGGAAAAGCTCCAGCTCAATGATTCGGCCTTTACCTTCGAGCCCGAGACCTCCCAGGCCCTGGGCTTCGGTTTCCGTTGCGGCTTCCTTGGGCTGCTGCACATGGAGATCATCCAGGAGCGCCTGGAGCGGGAATTCGAGGCCAACCTCATCGCCACGGCGCCGTCGGTGGTCTACAAGCTCGAAACCGTCAAGGGCGAGGAAGTCTATATCGACAACCCGAGCAAGCTGCCCGACCCGACCAAGATCAAGACCTTCTTCGAGCCCTACGTGCGCATGGACGTCCATGTGCCGGGCGACTACGTGGGCGGCGTGCTCAAGCTCTGCGAGGAGAAGCGCGGCATCCAGAAGGACATGAGGTACCTGTCTACAAACAGGGTCATCATCACCTATGAACTGCCATTTGCCGAGATCGTCTTCGACTTCTTCGACAAGCTCAAGTCGCTGACGCGCGGCTATGCCTCCATGGACTACGAGGTCATCGACTATCGGGCCTCGGACATGGTCAAGCTGGACATCCTCATCAATGGTGATCCGGTCGACGCCATGGCCACCATCGTACATAGGGAAAACACCGCACGTATCGGTCGCCAGCTGGCCTTGCGCCTCAAGCGCGCCATCCCGCGTCAGCTCTTCGAGGTCGTCGTACAGGCAGCCATCGGCAACAAGATTATCGCACGGGAACGCAACGCGCCCTTGCGCAAGAACGTCACCGCCAAGTGTTACGGCGGCGACATCTCCCGCAAGCGCAAGCTCCTGGAGAAGCAGAAGGAAGGCAAGAAACGCATGAAGAAGATGGGGAACATCGAAATCCCCCAGGAAGCGTTCCTTGCCGCCCTGAAGGCCGACGAGGACTAATCCCTAATCCGCGCGTCGCCTCTTCGGCAGCGCGTCGCGCCGCACAAGCGAGAAAGGACACTCAATGAATCCCAGAGCCAAAGTTTTCAAGGAATACGTCGAAGCGCTCATCATCGCCCTGATCCTAGCCTTCTTCATCCGCACCTTTGTGGTCCAGGCCTTCAAGATCCCCTCGGGCTCCATGCTCGATACCCTGCTCATCGGCGACCATCTGCTGGTCAACAAGTTCAAATACGGCGTGCGGCTGCCCTTCACGGACATGACCGTCCTGCCTCTGGCCGATCCCAAGTTCCAGGACATCATCGTCTTCGAGTACCCGCAGGATCCGTCCAAGGACTTCATCAAGCGCGTCATCGGCCTGCCCGGCGATACCATCGAGATCCGCGACAAGGCGGTCTACCGCAACGGCCAGAAGATCGACGAGCCCTATGTGCAGCACACCGACCCGCGTTCGCTGCCCGGCCCCCGCGACAACATGCCGGAAATCACGGTGCCCAGCGGCAGTTATTTTGTCATGGGCGACAACCGCGACGAATCCCTGGATTCCCGTTTCTGGGGCACCGTGGACCGTAGTGCCATCCTGGGCAAGGCCTGGATCATCTACTGGTCCTGGGGCGGAATGAACGACATCCGCTGGGGCCGCATGGGCAGTGGTGTGAATTAGCCGAAGTTAGGAAGAGATAACGAGAAGAGGCCGCCGCAAGGCGGCCTTTTGTTTTTTAGCGGTCTTCGCCGTACGCAATCCTCGGCCTAATGCCAGCGAGGTCGAGCGGTTCCTGGGTCGTTGACCTGCCCAGGTTCGCAAACTCACGCTCAACGTCTTCAATGGTCTTTGCGGGCTTCCGGTTCATGTGCCGCTCAATGCGGGCGGGCTCGTCCAATTCGAGACAGCGCTTGATGTATCGCCGGATCAGGGCGGGGGGGGCTGCTCAGTCAAACGGGCCATGGTGTTCTTCTAGCTGCGGAGGTCGGCGAAGATGCTCTTGATCCCGGCGGCAAGCTGCATGGCCAGCCGGCGGGCTTCCGAAGCAAAGCCTGTGCGGAGTTGGTAGCGCAACTCCGAGCGGCCATCAAGGCGCAGGAGATCTGGCGGAACCTTCAGACGGAAGTTATAGATGTCGCGCTTGAGAAACAGGTGCGAGGGGGGCTTGCTGATGGCTATTGTCATCCAGGGCACCGTGGACTCGGACCCTCGACTTGCACACCAGTGAGCCGTTTTGGTGGCTACAAAAGAGTAAAAGGCTGTATCTCTCATTTGAGATTACAGCCTTTTGGTCCCTTTATGTTGCCGAAGAGGAGACTCGGCACTACTTCTGTAGGGGGAAGCTATAACCGACTTTAAGAACTGCACCTTTCAAGAAAAGCCATCATCATGCAGTCCCTTAACGCCTGAATTTTGTACTAGCACTTTGCCCTAAGGGAGGCAAGGCAGATAAAAGCAGAAGAGTAGTTACACTTCCATGTAACAGTCGAGGTGCGTATCGCAACCTGACGTCTTCGACCTATCAAGTACACGTCAATTATGCTCTGTATACCTTGTCTGTCGCCTGGGAATATCTTCCCCTGGTATCGACGATCACCAGCTCATTTTCCTCGAAGAGAAATCCGGCTCCCGATGCTCATTGAGTGGCGTGGGCACGCAGAAGATAAAGGCGTCCACCTTAGAGACACGGGATTAGTGGGCACAAAATGTCCCCTGGGTGCTGGCCGCCTGGAAGAAGCTGGCATCTACATGCCTATGTATGCGCGATCAGCTTTAAGGGCGGTGATCTTCTTCTCGTCGTTATCAAAGTCGTATACTGGAGTAGCCCCGATTGACCGGACAGCCCCACGCTTGTCAGTGAATGGTCGAATTCCCTGGGCGACTTCATTCGCAGCCCTCTGTCTTGGCCGGCAATCTAAGGTGTCTGCGCTCCAGCGTAGATTCCACCGCAAGGTGATGCCAGGGCCTTCATTAGAAAGGGTCCTTAATAACCTCTATCTTTTCTTCTCCGCAAGAATGCTCTCGTATAACTCTGTATATGCCTTTGCCTGTTTGAGAAGGTTGAACTCCTCAAGTGCCCGCTTTCTGCAATGCAGACGCACAGGGTTCGCGGCTCTCTTCTGCTCAAGAGCCCAGACCAAGCCGTCGCACAGGCCGCCCACATCGCCTGCCCCGGCAAGGTAGCCGGTTTCCATGTGCGTCACGATGTCAGGAACTCCACCAATGCGGAAACCAACCACTGGCGTGCCGCAAGCCAGTGACTCGATGCCCACGTTCGGCAGGTTGTCCTCCAAGGAGGGCAGGATGCACACATCCGCCAAGCTGTAAGCCTTGGCCATGTCTTCGGGGCTGTTCACATAGCCGAACTGGTATGCCTGGAATGGCAACGCCGCAGCAAGCTCGCTCGGGCAGTGGCCGATGATGGCAAGGGCGATGCCCTCGGAGCCAAGGCGTTCCCGGAGGCTACGCAGGGCATTGAATGAGTGCATGAAACCCTTGCGTTGGTTGGCCACGCTCTCAGCGCCGAAAAAGACCAGAAAGCTGTCCCTGGGAATCCCAAGTTGCTTGCGCAGGTCTTCTTGGTTGCCGAGCTTGAACACGTCGGTGTTCAAGCCGTAAGGGATGACATGCCTCGCCCTACCTCGCCACAGGGAACTTTTGCCGGCGCAGTCGCCAAGCCACTTGCTGGGAGTCACACAGGTCAGGTCCAGCAGGTCGAAGGTAGCCCTCTTCTTGGCCCAGATGCGTTCGGAAGCATCGCGTTTGTCCAGTGAGCCCAGAAGCGGGCAGCTTCCGCAACTCAAGGCGTACCTCTCACACCCGCCGCTGTAGTGGCAGCCCCCAGTCAGCGGATTCATGTCATGCATGGTCCAAACCACGGGCTTACTTGCCAGGGCCTCCACTTCGTGCTCAAAATCGATGATGCCGCCGACCCAGTGAAGGTTGATGATGTCCGCATCCTGGAAGCCCTTCAGAGATGCCAAACGCGTGTCCGAAAGGATATCTGTGAAGGCTTCCAGATACTGGGAGCGGTTAGGATACCGCGCCAATATGGCATGCCAGCGCGCGGAGTGTCGCGCGAGAGAGGGGGAGACGATCTTCCCATTTTTCTGGAGAAGTTCGCCCTGCCGCGAGGGAACGACTTCGATACTGGGATCATCTCCCTGCTTGGAAAGGACATACATTCGGCTGTCGACGCCTGTGGCGCGCAGACCATCGTGCAGACGAGCAGCCGCGATACCTGCTCCGCCATGGCCCCAGAGGGCGAAATGCGCGACCTTGAGGGGTTTCGAGCGGAGTGTCTGTGGAGCCCTCCTGGGCTTGGGCATGGGCTTAACAGCCTCCATGAACAGCGAGTCGGGCTTGCGCACCGAACCGTCCGGCTCCAGGTCCAAGCCATAGGCCTGGAAGCCAGAAATGGCCGAATCACCTGCGCCCAGACGGACAACATCCACAAATCCCGCATCCTGCAGAAGCCTGGTCAGGGAAATCCGGTCATACATCCATTGGTGTACTTCACCCGAGAGGCGGAAAGCGCCCAGAGCCGATGGTTCTTGACGGCCGCCCGTGTCATCGAGCACTGCGGGAGTTCGGCGCAAGCCCGCGAGACCGCCGCGAACTTCAGCGCCCATGCGCTCGATCACGAACTCCTCGGCCGGCATGGGCACACGTTTCCAGTGCTTGAGCATCTGCCCGCCCGGCTCATGTCGGACGAGTTGGTCCAGAAGCTCGATGGTCATCCATTCGTGGCGGTCTTCACCCTCAGGGTCGCTGTCAGCAGCCTGCTCCAGCGCCTGGAGATAGTTTCTGACTATGTCCTCCAGGTCAGGCACAACGACACGCAAGACTCCACCGGGCTTGAGTACGCGAAAGCATTCGCTCAGAAACCCTGGCGCTTTGCGCCGGGGAAAATGCTCAAGGAGATGGGAATGATACACCACGTCGAAAGAGGCGGAAGGAAAAGGAATACCCTTGTTGAGATCACAGGCAATGACTCCGGGGCCGGTGGCCTGGAAGTCCACGTTGGTCCAATCCGGGTGGAAGCGTCTGCCGCAACCAAGGTTGAGGAGCTTTCTTTCCACGCTTTGACTTAACGCTTTGTGAACCATACACCTATTCCGTCGATGGAGTGTAGTGCAAGATCGATGCAACGCCCGCTCGTGAACTCGTGGAGAGCCTTCCGGCAGCCTTCCCAATACCCGTAGTCATCAACCTGCACGTATCCGCCGGGCACGACCTGGTCATAAAGATTGGTAAGGATATCCAGTGTTGACTTGTACCAGTCTCCATCCATGTGCAGGAAGGCGATGGGGCCAATGACTCCGCGCATGCGAGGGAGGGTGTCTTCAAAGAAACCCTGGACGGGCGTGACGAACTCCGCCGCGCCAAGTGACGAAGTCGCGGAGAGGAGGCTTTCCAATGGCGCGGCGCATGTGCCACCACCCCAGCCTGCCTCCTCAGCGTGCATGCCGCCGTGGCGATCCTCCACGCCAGGACTCGGCAGGCCATCAAAAGTATCGAAGCTGAACAGCCGCGCTGTGCTCTTGCCGTGACGCTTGAGCACGGCGGCTATGAGCGCCGAACTGCCGCCCGCAGCTACGCCGCACTCCACGAAAGCGCCCTCAGGCCCCTCGCGACATACCCGTTTCGCATGGGTATATATCGCCCGGAGTCGCTGCTCGCCAACCATTGTATATGGCTTCACGATAGCATGGAGTTCTTCGAACTCGCCCGACCCATCGACTATACATGGGCCAGAACTCGCCATCTGAGTTAATTCCATCAGGAGAGCATTTGCTGAGGCGTTTTCGGGGAAATAACGCAACTCTTCCTTAAGAGCCTCTACGGCGGAGGGTGCCTGCCCAAGGAGCAACAAGGCCATGGCCCGTATCAGATCCAGATTCTGCACAGGTAGGCGGAAGGCTTTGGCTTTGATGACCAGTTGCAGGCATTCTCGGGCCATTCCCGTCTGAAGGAGCTCTTGGCAATGGCCGCAGATATCATGAAGCAAACCGCAAATGGAATTGCGCGCCTCTTTGCTCTCGCCAGCTGCGCTTAACAAGCGCCGACCTGCCACTAATAGCCGATCCACATTATGTACTATTTCCCTGGACACCCTCTGAACCTCCTAGCAGCATGCACACTGGAATCCGCACGAATCCGGCGGCTGCGTTACGTTCAATTCTTGCGGTACACAGCTATGACGGTATGGCCGTCGGGACGCACGGGATACCTGTCCAGCACGCCGGCCATGTGCTGCGCCAATCCGGCGGCAGCCGCCTCAAGGCGCATGTACTCCGGAGATATATCGAGCATCTTGCGCTTCGCCTTGGCTTCGACACTGCGCAGGGTCTCCACCAGAAGCGCCTTGCAGAACATCCTCGTGTGGTAGGGCTGGAGTTTCTCGTGTCGCAATTCCACTAGCGACATGCCAAACAGACCCGGCAGACGACGCAACGAATCGTCGCTCCAGAGCGTGAGATGATGCGGAGGCATGTTGAGGACCTCGTTTACGATCATGGAGAGGTACGAGTCCTCGCTAGGCACCGAGAGCAGGAGCAGACCGCCTGGCTTAACGCAGGCATGGAGCGCTTCCAGGAACGGGCGCGGGGCCGTCACGTGCTCAAGGACCTGAAAGGAGCAGGCGACATCGTAGTGCCCCGGCCTCTCGGCGGCGTGTTCCTCCACAGACTGCCGGCGAACGTGCAGCCCTTGCGCGACTGCCTCCTGCACGGCCTTGGGATTGAACTCCAGGCCCACGTACTCCTTGCACGTGAGGCGCTGGCCGAAAGCTCCACGGCCGCAGCCGACCTCCAGGAGTGTGTCGCCTGAAGATACGTGATTGGCGGCGAACGCGAATTCCTCTTTGGCATCCATGTAGTACCACGGGAACTGCTGCAGAGCTTCATAGAAAGCGGCGGAGCCGGCCACAGGCGGCGAGAAGAATGACAGGTCGCACACAGGGCAGCGATAAAGGCGTATCACTGGAGCGCCAACGAAATCCTCCGAGACGTCGAGGCCGTGTATCGTCTTGTAGAGCGCCACGATCTCGGAGGACTGGAACACCTCCACAAGGTTGCGCACCTTGCTCGCGCATAAGGGGCACTGCTTCTCAAGCATTTTCATTCCTCATTCCACCACTCATTTTCCTGACATAAAGCATTCTATTATAAGCGCTTACGCAGAATCGCATCGAGTTCCGCCGCTCGGCTCTCTAGGGAATGCTCCGTCTGGCAACGCCGCATGCCCCGTTCGGCGATCGCCTCCCGCTCTGCATCATGCTCGATGTAATAGGCGGCTTTCTCAAGGAACTCCTCTTCACTGCCGAATGTCACGATTTCGCGGTCAGGCTCAAAATATCGACTGATATTCGCGTGGTGCTGGGTCATCAGGAAGGCTCCCACGCCTGTTGTTTCGAAAAGCCTCATGTTCCCGGCCTCGCCTCCCGCTAGGTCAATCTCGGCATTGAAGGAGATGCGGCCACGGCGCAGGGTTCTGAACATGTCGAGCCCCCATTTGGCAGAGTGCATGACGGATTCAAGAGCGCTGGACATCTTGCCTGAGCTGTTGACGTGCAGGTGGTATTCAAGCTTCCAGCCTTTGCTCCTGGCTTGCATGGCAGCGCGGAATAGCATCCGATTTCGTGCAGCGTGCTCCGGGGTCCACTGCCCACAGAAAATCAGGTCGAGATCGGCTGTCTGATCCTTTACCGCATCGTGGACAAAGCCAGGAAAGCCCGGATAGAAGAATTCGGCTTCCCGCGCCCCATGCTCTAGGGCCTTCTTTCTGCACCCGGAGAGATGCGAAAGGATAAGATCGAATTCTTGCCAGTCGGTGTCCGGCGGAATGTTCGCAGCCCGCCATCCGGAGACGATCCTCGGTCTGACGGCCAGAGTTCTGACGAATTGTGATTGAAATGCGACACTATCCGAAACAAAAAGCACATCGGGTGCAAAGGACTCGATCTGCAGGCGCAGCACATCAATTATGCTTGCGCCCGCGGCGAGTCTCGCTGGGTTATTCTGAGCCATCCACGCGGCTTGCAGTTGAGGGACGTTGGCCAGCACAATGCGCGAATCCCAGCCCAGGTCCCGCATGGGCAACCCGAAATAATGTAGGGCCCCGAAACCGTCTCTGAGGATTACGTTCAGCTGCTTTTCATAAGGCAGGTGGGCCAACGCGGGGTGGCGCGCGTAGAGGGCCTCGGAATATGCCGGATAGAACGTCAGTACTTGTAGGAACTTCATCGACCTACGCTCCGGAATCCGTTGCGGTAAGACCTGGCCGACTCGCCCATGCTTAAGTTGAGTGCGCCAATCCTGGGATCAGATCTCCTGCCAGTATCAGCGTTCCTGTCGAGCATTATCGGCACTCCCTTTGAAACCATGCTGCTCGTTAGCAAAGAGTCCTCCGGCTAGGCAGGAGTTCATTCCCACAGTCAACGCAGCCCCAACTCCAGTTTGATGAGTTGCCAGATGAACATCATGTGGCTCCCGGTGGCCACAATCCGCTTGTGTCCGTCGGTATTTCCGGCAAGAATCAAAAATTTGGGCTCGTAAACGCTGCTCGCAATGGCGGGCTACATCAAAGGCGTTAATTTAGTCCACCTACTGCCGCCTCAACTGTCGCTCTTCAAAGCATGACGTTGGACTTTATGTCACAAGTTCAGGAGGTGCAGCCTTTGGTCTTCCCTTGACGACCATTATCCAAGCTCTAGCCACCTAACAAGTTTTAGAAATTGGCCAGCCCGCTGCCTGCTCAAGGCCTATGGGACCGATTTCGTCATGGTACGTTTTTGCAATAATCTTGCCGAGGACAGCCTTCATAATTTCCGTAGTGGCAAGCACGGACTGGCTGAACTGCACAAGAGCTTACTTTTTCCAGGCGCATCCCATTTATTAAGCATGTGGTAGAGCGTTTCGCCCAATGCCACACCAATTGACGCAGGATAGTTCGATGCCAGTCCGCAGCCCCTTACAGCACCCAGTGAGCCACCACGGGATAAACAGCAATAGAGGTTCATCTTAGTAAAGGACATGCTTAGTCAGGCGACGCAGAAGCCGCGCATTTGAGGCCTGCACCTGCTGAGGACCTCGTCTGGCTTGCTCGCGATGGAGACGGCAAAGCCTCTAAGGGCGATCTTGAGTGCCTCGACGCTCTGCCAGCAGTAGTTGTAGGACAAGGTCTCCTTGGCCCACCTGATGAAGTACTCGCAGGCGTTCATCTGTGGGGAGTAGGCCGGCAAGCGGTGCTCTCGAATCCTGCTTGCCTGGAGTTCATCCCTGACAGCTTGACTCCGATGCCAAGGCGCATTGTCCCAAACCATATCAATCCGGTAGCTCGGCAGACTGCGCCTGAGTTTCTTCAGGAACCTGGCCGTGGTATTCTGGTCGAAACGCTTGACCTGCATGGTCACCACCTTGCCTCTGGGCCTGATTACCGCTGTATAGAACAGTGTCTTTTTTCCCTGGCGATGAAGAGTCGACCTCGGCAGGCACTCCTTTTCTGAACCAGCCTTTCCTCGGCAGCGCCTCCTGCCAGATCTGCCCCTGATCCACGTAGGCCGTCACCGAGTTGGCAGAGCGCTGCCGCTCCACGGCTTCAAGGTCTTGCGCGAACTCTCTTTGCTTTTGCGGGTCGGCCTTGATGAACCGTTTTGCCGGAACCTTGTGCCGATAGTCCAAAAGATGCAGGTACTGCCGAGCCGTTTCCCCGGCGGTTTTCTTTCCAAAAACCTGCAGAGCGAAGGCCAGGACCAAGGGCGCGGTCCAGCGTCCGGTCTTAAACCTCGCCTCCCGAGGATGTGGTGACACGGCTTTGTCCAGGATTTCAAGCTCCTGCTGGCTTAGGATTCTGCCTGGATTGCCCTTCCAGCCCGAGACAAGCCCCTCCACGCCGCTGTCGTTGAAACGCCGTATCCAAGTGGTGACGGCGTTTCTATTCCTGCCGAGTTTCCTGGCCACGCTCGTCCTGGACTGTCCACCGGCCACAAGCGACAGCGCCATGAGCCATTCTCGAAGATGCCTGTCAGGAGCCGCAATGGCTCTTTTCAGTAGCGATTCCGGGGTCTCTCCCCACCTTGGGTCTAACCGGATAATCCGGACGCCTCCTCGCATGGGATAGCATCCAGCTAACCCTCATCCGCCAGCTTTCAAGCGGGTGTCATTATAACTGCATATCTGGAACCCAACATTCACGAGGGGGGGTGTCGGCTGAAATGCCGAGCTTGTCTGTAAACCTCCCTCGCTTAGTGCCAGTAGAAGGTTGAAACCTCCGGCGAGTTTGAGGTCCCGCACTCAACTCGCAATTTTGATCTTCCCGAGCAGAGGACTTCCCTTAGGCAAAATGGCGATGTTCTGGAAGGCGAAC
This window contains:
- a CDS encoding hydrogenase maturation protease, with amino-acid sequence MDWSKMFTSRVVVFGCGNTLIGDDAVGPRVIELLEKDPDMPDDVALLDVGTSIRSMLFDLINIDPKPQRIIIIDATTAHGREPGEIFEIDVDHMDPKKVNDFSLHMFPTVNLLKELTLNTAIEVKVVVIQTGYIPEVFDERMSPEVSAAVPHIASRVKALCLEPAKS
- a CDS encoding TylF/MycF/NovP-related O-methyltransferase — translated: MSREIVHNVDRLLVAGRRLLSAAGESKEARNSICGLLHDICGHCQELLQTGMARECLQLVIKAKAFRLPVQNLDLIRAMALLLLGQAPSAVEALKEELRYFPENASANALLMELTQMASSGPCIVDGSGEFEELHAIVKPYTMVGEQRLRAIYTHAKRVCREGPEGAFVECGVAAGGSSALIAAVLKRHGKSTARLFSFDTFDGLPSPGVEDRHGGMHAEEAGWGGGTCAAPLESLLSATSSLGAAEFVTPVQGFFEDTLPRMRGVIGPIAFLHMDGDWYKSTLDILTNLYDQVVPGGYVQVDDYGYWEGCRKALHEFTSGRCIDLALHSIDGIGVWFTKR
- the lepA gene encoding translation elongation factor 4; protein product: MKNIRNFSIIAHIDHGKSTLADRILDITGLVSVRERREQFLDKLELERERGITIKAQSVRIPYKAADGKDYILNLIDTPGHVDFSYEVSRSLSACEGALLVVDATQGVEAQTLANVYLALENNLEIIPVLNKIDLPSSDVSRIKKEIEEIIGLDCSNALEVSAKTGQNVDQVLERIVELVPPPQGDDNAPLKALIFDSWYDTYQGVVVLFRILEGSIRQGQKVMMFSNKRAFEVQSLGVFSPEALAVKSLGAGDVGFMTASIKDLTDARVGDTITTADRPTPQPFPGFKKIKPMVFCGLYPTEPSEYEPLKASLEKLQLNDSAFTFEPETSQALGFGFRCGFLGLLHMEIIQERLEREFEANLIATAPSVVYKLETVKGEEVYIDNPSKLPDPTKIKTFFEPYVRMDVHVPGDYVGGVLKLCEEKRGIQKDMRYLSTNRVIITYELPFAEIVFDFFDKLKSLTRGYASMDYEVIDYRASDMVKLDILINGDPVDAMATIVHRENTARIGRQLALRLKRAIPRQLFEVVVQAAIGNKIIARERNAPLRKNVTAKCYGGDISRKRKLLEKQKEGKKRMKKMGNIEIPQEAFLAALKADED
- a CDS encoding glycosyltransferase, with the protein product MVHKALSQSVERKLLNLGCGRRFHPDWTNVDFQATGPGVIACDLNKGIPFPSASFDVVYHSHLLEHFPRRKAPGFLSECFRVLKPGGVLRVVVPDLEDIVRNYLQALEQAADSDPEGEDRHEWMTIELLDQLVRHEPGGQMLKHWKRVPMPAEEFVIERMGAEVRGGLAGLRRTPAVLDDTGGRQEPSALGAFRLSGEVHQWMYDRISLTRLLQDAGFVDVVRLGAGDSAISGFQAYGLDLEPDGSVRKPDSLFMEAVKPMPKPRRAPQTLRSKPLKVAHFALWGHGGAGIAAARLHDGLRATGVDSRMYVLSKQGDDPSIEVVPSRQGELLQKNGKIVSPSLARHSARWHAILARYPNRSQYLEAFTDILSDTRLASLKGFQDADIINLHWVGGIIDFEHEVEALASKPVVWTMHDMNPLTGGCHYSGGCERYALSCGSCPLLGSLDKRDASERIWAKKRATFDLLDLTCVTPSKWLGDCAGKSSLWRGRARHVIPYGLNTDVFKLGNQEDLRKQLGIPRDSFLVFFGAESVANQRKGFMHSFNALRSLRERLGSEGIALAIIGHCPSELAAALPFQAYQFGYVNSPEDMAKAYSLADVCILPSLEDNLPNVGIESLACGTPVVGFRIGGVPDIVTHMETGYLAGAGDVGGLCDGLVWALEQKRAANPVRLHCRKRALEEFNLLKQAKAYTELYESILAEKKR
- a CDS encoding DUF6538 domain-containing protein, which gives rise to MTIAISKPPSHLFLKRDIYNFRLKVPPDLLRLDGRSELRYQLRTGFASEARRLAMQLAAGIKSIFADLRS
- a CDS encoding class I SAM-dependent methyltransferase; translation: MLEKQCPLCASKVRNLVEVFQSSEIVALYKTIHGLDVSEDFVGAPVIRLYRCPVCDLSFFSPPVAGSAAFYEALQQFPWYYMDAKEEFAFAANHVSSGDTLLEVGCGRGAFGQRLTCKEYVGLEFNPKAVQEAVAQGLHVRRQSVEEHAAERPGHYDVACSFQVLEHVTAPRPFLEALHACVKPGGLLLLSVPSEDSYLSMIVNEVLNMPPHHLTLWSDDSLRRLPGLFGMSLVELRHEKLQPYHTRMFCKALLVETLRSVEAKAKRKMLDISPEYMRLEAAAAGLAQHMAGVLDRYPVRPDGHTVIAVYRKN
- the lepB gene encoding signal peptidase I; the encoded protein is MNPRAKVFKEYVEALIIALILAFFIRTFVVQAFKIPSGSMLDTLLIGDHLLVNKFKYGVRLPFTDMTVLPLADPKFQDIIVFEYPQDPSKDFIKRVIGLPGDTIEIRDKAVYRNGQKIDEPYVQHTDPRSLPGPRDNMPEITVPSGSYFVMGDNRDESLDSRFWGTVDRSAILGKAWIIYWSWGGMNDIRWGRMGSGVN